AAAGCTTCATAGAAGAGTGTCTTGAGTATTTTACATTACTTTGTCTCGGGTTGCAAGGTGTGCCTGTGTTTACATTTAGTTCCAAATTTGCATTCTAGAATATCTTGCTGAACATTGGAAGCGATAAACCAGTTCCTTATCTCTTTATGAAACTGTAAGCTTATGCGTGCGGTTATTATTCTTCCAGTAGTAGAATGTGTGTACTGTGTCAGTTTAACGTATACACCTTATCTGACACACAGACTTACTTATGTACCGTACGGAAGTGGGACGAGCACATATTCTTATCCAATCATATTCTCTTAATTGCTCACTTTTTCTCTTGTGATGCCAAGCCTCCTCACATTgttacggtggccatacacggagagatccgctcgtttggcgagggcccatcgatcggatcctaatgatgggtaatgggcggtcggatcgcgggaccgcatcaacgaacagatgcggccgcgatccgacgggattttagtccgatcgacatctggccgactttcggccagatatcgatctgggaagcatgtcggagggccccatacacgggccaataaactgccgaacCCGATctgacggcagcttttatcggcctgtgtatggccacctttaggaactCGTCTTTCTTAGAATAACCCCTTCTTATAATATGTCAAATTAATGTTCTAGTGTATCCTTATTCTTACACATATATACAATTTACTCTAATatgcttggacctggggttttctttctggataatggatctttctgtagtttggatcttcatacattaagtctactagaattcgatgtaaatatgaaacaaaaccaataggctggttctgtttccaataaggattaattatatcttagtttggatcaagtacaaagtactattttattattacagagaaaaaggaaatcatttttaaaaatgtggataatttgggtgaaattgagtctatgggagacatactttccgtaatttgtaatATTCTCTTGGTTATTGGAACACACATTTAAACACACCTATTGTGGCACACCCATTCACAACAGAATGATAACCTGACCTGTCCATGCACACTTACTATTCTTGATCacaatttatacatatacatattccgTTGTAGTCCTGTGGTGAGCATTAAACTGCAGTTGTTGTTGCATTAAACTGCAGCTCACCTTGTTTTGCCTTCACATCTCTTCGTttattagtttttgtttttttactattcctATACCATACTGAGATCATCTAATAAATATTACTTATTAACCTCTGAAGTTTGTTTTATTCTTGGCCTTTACATGTCCCATGTCGCTTGTACCTGATACGTATTCCATTCCTGTGCAGGATTGTGTGAGATCCCTAAAGTTAGACAGTACATGCTGCTCTGGGATAAGTAAAGGAATATGCTGACTGATTACATGCTTACAACCTGACAAAAGCAGTGCCAGTTCTCTAGTAACAGCACATCTTTTATGATATgtacagttttttattttattgtacataGGTGTTGATCATGGATTGTATAGGGAGGTGTTGGGGTCACATAACCAACATTTGTAACGTTAAACTGCCCCGCACCCCATGCCACCCAGCAGTGTGATAGCCACTGTGTTGTCCTTCACTAAATGTTGTCTTCTTGTTCATTAAATGGCTGTTTTATACACATCTCATtcagcaaagggttttttttctttgcaacacAAGTAGCAAGATTTCATCATAATGTTTTGTTAGGTAGGTTTAAATCTGTAAAGCACCAGCATGTGTGTTCTATCTTAGGTGAAAATGTGGAGTCCATTACGCAAACGGGTTTATTTTAAAACTGTTCGGATACAGTAAAATTTATGCTATAGGAACAATTTATCTtatctttgtatatttgtgttgTCCAGACATATCATTTCTTTGCTTATATATTTGTGCCTGTTTATTACATATTAGCCCCTGTTCGTATGGAAGCGAGCCACCACTGAGGCATGAGGCAAACCTACATATATGGTCTCATGGTTATCTGCTTTTTGGCAGAGTGCAGACAGCAGCCGAGAAGATACGGCGTGTTGTGGAAGCCCCACTCGCCACTCCGCCTTCCCGACGTCACAAATGCGACCATGGGAGCTGGCAGTGAATAGGTGGCCTCCCTCAGCCCCCATTAACCAGCGGAGGTTCTTGGGGCCCTGCAGCGCCCCTGCACACCTCAGACGAAGGTAGGAGCTGCGGGGCTCTAGAAAAGGTACCGCCTTCTAACCTAGTGGTCATCAGAAGCCAGCTCCCTACTCCTTATAAAACtcatattgttttgttcttaaGATATTGTAATATTAAGCACTGCTCTATACAATGAATGATAAAACTGTATCTTCTACCACCCTCTTTCTCTCTGTTCTTCTTCtctgcccaatttttttttttttttttgccatattctCAAAACATCTTCCCAACTCATTCTTGCattcttcttttctctcttccCCCTTTTCGCAGTCCTCCAGTGAGGCGTCAGTGGGGACGGAGGGATAGACCTCAGCAGAGTGTCCTTGGTCAGGATGATAATTTGCGACCAGCCTTCTTTCCTGTAGATGAGCATAGAGTCTTGGCCCTTACCAGTGCTCCACCACGAATGCTTCACCCTGCCTCACACTCCACCCAGCAGACACCATTCATGGTCGACCTCCATGAACAGGTAATTCTAACATTTGAAAATACTACAGAGTTTCTATAAGCATTTTTGCAGACTGCAGTTCAAGTTGTTatatgggttgttcacctttaaatgagcttttagtatTATGGAGAGCAGGGAGCCCCAACCtcttttacttgtgagccacatttaaatgtaaaaaagagttggagagcaacacaagcatgaaaaagtccatggggatgtcaaataagagctttgattggctgtttggtagaccctatatggactggtagcctacaggaggttctgtttggcagtacacctggtttgtatgcaaccaaaacttgcatccaagccaggaattcaaaaataccactggaagcaacatccaagggcttggtgagcaacatgttgcttgtgagctactggttggtgatcactgatgtagagagtgatagttgctagtgtccaaattaccctagcaaccatgcactgatttgaatatcagactggaatatgaataggagaggtctgaatagaaagatgtgtaataaaaagtatcaataacaataaatatgttgccttacagagtgttttttttttttggaagaaagtggcaaataattaaaaaaactatacaaaattaataataaagaccaattgaaatgttgctaagaattggcagctctataacagttaacttaaaggtgaactactcctttaaaggaagaCAAATTGGGTGTAATGAAAGCAAAGTCGTACTTTTAAGGCTGGCTTTCAGAGAAATGTGCAGTGTCAGATGTACCTGTTGACATGCTGCTATTAGCACTAACCTTGAATTGTCTGAACACCAAACATCTTGGAGGTGTTGAATAATAAGGGTGACACATGCATATTTTGTGGTGTTCATCATGCCATTACCTTTTCAGTTGTCAAGAATTGTGTAGTGCCAGTCACCTGCATCACACAGAGATAATTATATGTCACAGTTGATTAAAATAGAAACAGTTGTGAAAAGCCTTGCTGCGTAATTGCTAATTCTGTGATGCCAAGGCTGTAAGGAAACACATATATTTAGAGGGAAATTGTTAATAAAGCAGAAGTTGACACTTGAAGAAGAGTATTCTTAggatgacttttcttttttttttttttaaatctaaggaAGGTCTGCAGGGTTACTTGCCCTTATTTTCAGGGCATTGAGTAAGCAAACAGAGAACCCTTAGTTTTTGTGTACTTGCCGTTTTCAGTGCACTTTGCTGTATTTTAAGGCTAGACTTCCCTGCAGTGCGGGCAACAGGGCAACATTAAAGAATGTTGTGATTTTTCAACACATAATCAAAATATTGGCAATTTGATTAATTTGGCCCTTGGGTTGCACATGCAGATCTCATAATTGGGGATGTGATGAATTCATAAATTTGCATTTCTTCCAGAAATAGTTGGCCAAATGTGCATACTCAAATCTGATGATGATCAACAAAACCATCTCTGAACAATAATTTGTCACCTTCACTTGTCCAGCCCTTTATAGTCATGTGATTTgcttggatttggttcagctgacATGAAAATCCATTGGCATCATGGATTATTATTTACAACTCTGCAGCATTTAGAACCAGTCTTCCTTCTAAGCTGTACACTTGTACTTTAAACGGTGTATCCTTGCTCGATGTATTTAATTGTAGCATAtatatccaaaaaataaatatattaataagaagtttgatatactttttttctcttttcaggtGCATCAGGGACCTGTCCCTTTATCATACACAGTTACCACAGTAACCACCCAAGGCTTTCCCCTGCACACTGGCCAGCACATTCCTGGGTGCAACGCCCAGCAGCTGCCAACATGCTCTGTCATGATCAGTGGGCAGCATTACCCGCTCTGCTGCCTGCCACCTCCGGTGAGTGGGATCTAACTTGACTTGATTATGGCACAGGAATAATGCATATCATGGCAACCATGTGAAGAAGAGGTTTTTAGGCTCTCATATATatgaagtacagatatgggatccattatccggaagcccattattcagaaagctttgagttacggaaatgccgtctccatagactcttttgtccaaatttttaaaaatgatttcctttttctctgtagtaataaaaccgtaccttgaacttgatccaaactaagatataatgaatactcataggaaacagaaccagcctattggttttataatactgtttaaataattttctagtagacttaaggaatgaagatccaaattacagaaatatctgttatctggaaaaccccaggtcccgtgcacaCTGGCTAtaacaagctataacactatttattctgcagaatgctttaccatacctgagtaaacagctctagaaactcttctctgtttgtttaggatagcagctgctatgTTAGCTTGCTGTGGCATCACTTCTGCCTGAGTGTCTCCATGCATAGCATAGCTATGGACTCAGAATACAGCTGGGAGTGGAGGGGCAGAGGGAGAAAAGAGCAAgcggagcatgctcaagccctagccctggaggtttaagctgaaaacaggaagtccaatacagaagcccatgtgtacacaatagcagGAAAGGAATTCTGtctcttttgacagaagactcagagcagcattactttgagggattactggtgtatttacaaagacctttctgataaaggttacttaattttagcctttccttctcctttaacttaaaggaactTAAGAGTATAAATGTAGTGTATATAAAAGCTGTCAATTACATGAAAATAAGCAGAAGCTTTATGGTCATAATGACTGTTTGAGCTGAACTGAAAGAAAGTTAAAGGTTTtagtagttggttttttttttctatttacttcCATTGCAGTTGATCCCAGGATGCACCATGCAGCAGCTTCCTGTTTCGTACCAGCCGTTTCCTCCTCTGCTCTCCAGCGAACATTATATTTTACATCCTCAGCCTCCACTGCCCCCACACCAGCCACCTCACCTGACTTCTCTTGCTCCATTTGTTACAGTGCAGCCGCAGAGAATGGTAAGCACACACTTCAGGCGGAGAACAGTGGTGAACAAAACATGTCGCTGCTTCATACTGTTTATTATTCTAATGGATGAAACGTGTGCAACTGATTGGTTGCATGCTTGTCATTCAGTAGTATATACTATGTGTTCCAGGGCCAATATGACACTTATTTCTTCCTAATAAACTCTTGAAGTGACGCATAGATAATTTAACTTTACAATTTCCTGGTTAGTAGATTAATCAATATGATAGTAACTTTGTTTTGCTTCTTAAAGGGCCTGTACAccttcaaatgcttttttttccgttcagttggttttagactGTTCTCCATAAacagacttttcccaattactttctactttctatttgtgatttcATATAGTTCCCcagaaagaaagattttttttcaattactttccattatttattttttactgttttttcaaaatctaagtttaaagttctgtggtgtttgagtctggcagctcagtaattcaggggcagactctaaacggttacaattttgcaacatttagttgatacatttctcagcagcatctctggagtattagcaactattgtatcaattctaaccgctgcctgtaatgaaacccagggattctgctcagcaggggcaaagataagaaatgtatcaactaaatgtatcaatttgggacagtttacagggtcggcgaccccctcccagggcttctttagaaggtgaaaaaagacactttacacatcaatattagaaaaacggtgacacgtagaaaataaaaagtaattatttctggtgatctatcggaaaacatccagttgtttgaaggtgaaccacccctttaaaggcagctgtacgaattgatacaatagttgtagagatgctgctgagaaatgtatcggctaattgtatcaaataaatgaagcaaattgtaaccgttcagatgctcctggatcactgatctGAGACACTAGAGcagggggtgcccaaaaggtagttGTTGATCTGTAGATCTCAAAacattgtcaacaaacagctttaactcaccctcctatttcatgcttttcattcagatatttattctgttaaatattatattataatctaatatgagaaaatgtatattactatatttaagaaaccactatttcttatgtaacagaatgctaacagtgatattatggatgtagaccacaatgggacaacatcactataagtagaccctgcattaacaaagtatgggcactcctgcactttgaacttacattttgggaaacaggtaaaaaataaaagatggaaagtaattgaaaaaaagtctttgtttatggagaacaatctgaaaacacctgaactgaaaaaaaagtgtttggaaggtgaacaaccactttaaccctttaagtgccagtgaATTTTACATTTGGTTActcgaaatgccagccgtttttgaaacatttcgTGCTCTCTTGCTTTagtggcattttctgagggggaacctatagtttacctcggaaaactatacattgttttttttttttcgggagaaattgagctttctaaatctgcctaagTTTTCATGTTTTTCCACCTCTACAAAAAGATTTACAGAGCTAAATACCATGAAAATGCCTCTTGAATGTACCTATACCAGAtgtgtatagttttagggagatttaggacatctgtacatctgtacagcaaaaactcccggcagtatttTACCAAaatttgaaagcactaaggcagaaaatggcatacttttgattccaataaattctgaaaaatcaattTGAGGGTTtaattttgctgctccgcatatcccaaactgtattaagtaccaagaaaaagcaccctgaatatgattgccaggggtcccccaaacagtttgatgcccattgtgcatagatttaccaaagtatctggcatttagagacccgaATGtaaagttagcacatccaaattgtccaggactttacttcagcaactgaaaaatcaacacatttactgcattttttgtggggtaaaaacacagaaaaatagttttagccccccaaaaccatatatttttgcaaagtactcgttctaccgaatctaaaatgggtatccatgcctttctgctccaaactacagaGTCACAAGCATTACCCAAatttgccggttttggtgaaataccagaaaattgccttaaagcttcaactttccagcatcgtattgcccatgtatcattacataccaagaaaaagcaccctaaatatgattgccagacGTCCTccaaatagtttgatgcccattgtgcataggtttaccaaagtatctggcatttagaggccccaaaatgaagttagcgcatacaaatagtcctgtgggtaacttcagataatgaaaaatcaacacattgactgcattttttgtggggtataaacacaaatatatatttacccccaataccatatatttttggaaagtacacattctaccgaaactaaaatgggtacccatgcctttctgctccaaactgctGAGtggcaaggctttcccaaaataggcggttttggtgaaatacctgaaaattgcctcaaaacgtcaactttccagcattgtattgtCCATGCATCATTACTAGCATAAAGCATCCTTGGGTCTACTAATAAAGAATGCCTTGGGTCTACtaaaccgtttgatgcccaataggcatagatttaccaaactatgaggcatacagagacccccaaatccaaaaagTACATATGAAttctcacgtatgacactctggctactacagtttaagcacccagtatgtgtattatgtgccatgagaccccctaacagtatggagaccctagaaaatcatatattttccaaaagaacacattctgacaaatcaaaaacaggaaatatgtctttctactgcaaagctATGATAAACGTAACCGTTTTTGACATTTTGggaaatcgtcacaaagcttgtattttattatattatataccccacattccATAGCCTACAGAATAAATCATCCTAAttgtgtacattttaaaagaatataaaatacaaataacttttgTAAAGAGCTATGTGGTGGAGAATACAGCTAAGATTTGCTGCATATCTCTGAGCTACAGCTTCCAACATCTTATTAAAATGcctttggcacacaggatatatTGTCTGCCACCATATTTGGGAGTTTCCATGCTGAAAACAGCTAGTGACCAGCAGAATCCTTTCAAGTAAATGACATGTTGAACATGTACCATAGTGGTTTCCAACTGGTGACCCTGTTTTTAACTAGTGCTCCTAGAaccgctctctctctctgtggctCAGAGACTCTGGGAGTGGAAGTTCATAAACAGGTAGATTGGTAGATTCTAAGAGAGTAATGTTATTAAAGGTTCAGAATTTGTTACAGATGTAGTTAccctcagcaaccaatcagcagctagcatttactggtcatcttttCACTTGCAGTAGGTTACTAAGCTTGGACAAacttattacattctcccatgtTTCAGTGATAACAATTTCCCCCATCCTTTTTTTCACTATGAAGCCTCTACAGAGAATAGAC
Above is a genomic segment from Xenopus laevis strain J_2021 chromosome 3L, Xenopus_laevis_v10.1, whole genome shotgun sequence containing:
- the rnf44.L gene encoding RING finger protein 44 isoform X1 produces the protein MVSWLSAFWQSADSSREDTACCGSPTRHSAFPTSQMRPWELAVNRWPPSAPINQRRFLGPCSAPAHLRRSPPVRRQWGRRDRPQQSVLGQDDNLRPAFFPVDEHRVLALTSAPPRMLHPASHSTQQTPFMVDLHEQVHQGPVPLSYTVTTVTTQGFPLHTGQHIPGCNAQQLPTCSVMISGQHYPLCCLPPPLIPGCTMQQLPVSYQPFPPLLSSEHYILHPQPPLPPHQPPHLTSLAPFVTVQPQRMPLQRIDNELDVRGDQHHMGNFPFHHSHPMPTLPPSMPMHYLSHDALHPELSFPVPYAHLMPRRLNAQRYRLQQPLPPPPLPPSYYPSFLPYFLSMLPVSPASVGPAISLDLDVDDVEMENYEALLNLAERLGEAKPRGLTKANIEQLPSYRFNAESHQSEQTLCVICFSDFESRQLLRVLPCNHEFHAKCVDKWLKSNRTCPICRADASEAHRDGE
- the rnf44.L gene encoding RING finger protein 44 isoform X2, with product MRPWELAVNRWPPSAPINQRRFLGPCSAPAHLRRSPPVRRQWGRRDRPQQSVLGQDDNLRPAFFPVDEHRVLALTSAPPRMLHPASHSTQQTPFMVDLHEQVHQGPVPLSYTVTTVTTQGFPLHTGQHIPGCNAQQLPTCSVMISGQHYPLCCLPPPLIPGCTMQQLPVSYQPFPPLLSSEHYILHPQPPLPPHQPPHLTSLAPFVTVQPQRMPLQRIDNELDVRGDQHHMGNFPFHHSHPMPTLPPSMPMHYLSHDALHPELSFPVPYAHLMPRRLNAQRYRLQQPLPPPPLPPSYYPSFLPYFLSMLPVSPASVGPAISLDLDVDDVEMENYEALLNLAERLGEAKPRGLTKANIEQLPSYRFNAESHQSEQTLCVICFSDFESRQLLRVLPCNHEFHAKCVDKWLKSNRTCPICRADASEAHRDGE